One window of Medicago truncatula cultivar Jemalong A17 chromosome 2, MtrunA17r5.0-ANR, whole genome shotgun sequence genomic DNA carries:
- the LOC25486343 gene encoding ent-kaurenoic acid oxidase 2, giving the protein MGSLWIVFGAIVGVLFILRTLLKSVNWLLYEAKLGAKQYSLPPGDMGWPIVGNMWSFLRAFKSNDPDSFMASFVKRFGKTGIYKVFMFGNPSVVVTTPEACKRVLTDDEKFVPGWPQSAVELIGEKSFIKMPFEEHKRLRRLTSSSINGYEALSVYLKKIEEVVISSLEKWTHMGEIEFLTQMRKLTFKIIIHIFLGSESDHVMEALEREYTVLNLGVRAMRINVPGFAFHKALKARKNLVAIFQSIVDKRKNEKREKLLPGQKAKDMMDALVDVVDENGRKLGDDEIIDIMLMYLNAGHESSGHVTMWATYFLQRHPEFFKKAKEEQEEILRRRPSTQKGLKLEDVRKMDYLSKVIDETLRLITFSLVVFREATSDVNINGYLIPKGWRVLVWFRSVHLDPEIYPKPFEFNPDRWESEVHRAGEFLPFGVGTRLCPGNDLAKLEISVFLHHFLLNYELEQINPKSPVRFLPHTRPMDNCLARIKKRSSV; this is encoded by the exons ATGGGTTCCTTATGGATTGTCTTTGGTGCCATAGTTGGTGTTCTTTTTATCCTAAGAACCCTTCTCAAGAGTGTGAATTGGTTGCTCTATGAAGCAAAACTTGGTGCTAAGCAATACTCTTTGCCACCAGGTGACATGGGATGGCCAATTGTTGGTAATATGTGGTCTTTCCTAAGAGCATTCAAGTCCAATGACCCAGATTCTTTCATGGCCTCTTTTGTTAAAAG GTTTGGAAAAACAGGCATATACAAGGTATTCATGTTTGGAAACCCTAGTGTAGTGGTGACAACACCTGAAGCATGCAAGAGAGTTTTAACAGATGATGAAAAATTTGTACCTGGTTGGCCACAATCAGCAGTTGAACTAATTGGAGAAAAATCATTCATCAAAATGCCTTTTGAAGAACACAAACGACTTCGGCGTTTAACATCTTCTTCAATCAATGGCTATGAAGCACTTTCagtgtatttaaaaaaaattgaagaagttgTGATTAGTTCATTGGAGAAATGGACTCATATGGGTGAAATTGAGTTTTTAACTCAAATGAGAAAACttacttttaaaattattatccaTATTTTCCTTGGTTCAGAAAGTGATCATGTTATGGAGGCTTTAGAAAGAGAATACACAGTTCTTAACCTTGGTGTTAGAGCAATGAGAATTAATGTTCCTGGATTTGCTTTCCATAAGGCACTCAAG gCTAGGAAAAATCTAGTGGCTATATTTCAATCAATTGTGGACAAGAGGAAAAATGAAAAGAGGGAAAAATTATTACCTGGCCAAAAAGCCAAAGATATGATGGATGCTTTGGTAGATGTTGTagatgaaaatggaagaaaattggGTGATGATGAAATCATTGATATCATGTTGATGTACTTGAATGCTGGTCATGAATCTTCAGGGCATGTAACCATGTGGGCTACATATTTCCTACAAAGGCATCCTGAATTTTTCAAGAAGGCTAAG GAAGAACAAGAGGAAATCTTAAGGAGAAGGCCTTCCACACAAAAAGGATTGAAGCTAGAGGATGTTAGAAAGATGGATTATCTTTCTAAG GTGATTGATGAAACATTGCGACTGATTACATTCTCATTAGTCGTCTTTCGGGAGGCAACATCTGATGTCAATATCAATG gTTACCTCATTCCAAAAGGTTGGAGAGTTTTAGTTTGGTTCAGGTCGGTTCACCTTGACCCAGAAATTTATCCTAAGCCATTCGAGTTCAATCCTGATAGATGGGAAAGT GAGGTGCACAGAGCTGGAGAGTTCCTTCCATTTGGAGTAGGAACTAGATTGTGCCCTGGAAATGATCTTGCTAAGCTGGAAATCTCAGTTTTCCTTCACCACTTTCTCCTCAACTATGA GTTGGAACAAATCAACCCAAAATCTCCAGTGAGATTCTTGCCACACACAAGGCCAATGGACAATTGCTTGGCAAGGATCAAGAAACGTTCTTCAGTGTAA